A genomic window from Fibrobacterota bacterium includes:
- a CDS encoding TerC family protein gives MDTGVLFPFAQYWWVYAVFTAGILGLLLLDLGVFHRKSHAVSMKESLVWSTIWISLGLVFGLGLWQWSGAQLAARGIADAAAHADRIGLEYLSGFVVEKALAVDNLFVIAMIFAYFHVPAAYQHRVLFFGILGALVFRALFIAAGAALMQYHWVIVVAGLFLIFTGVKMLFMGDSKVDPDKNPLIRLLRKLLPVTPDFRGEKFFVRDGGRLWATPLLVCLVFIEVSDIVFAIDSVPAIFALTKEPLVVFTSNVFAILGLRSLYFLLAGVMDKFHLLKVGLAFILVFVGLKMVWLDQAFGGKFPIGWSLGIIGGMLVVSMVASLVIAPKAKAAE, from the coding sequence ATGGACACTGGGGTTCTTTTTCCGTTTGCTCAGTATTGGTGGGTGTACGCCGTTTTCACGGCGGGCATCCTGGGCCTTTTGCTCTTGGATCTGGGGGTGTTCCACCGCAAATCCCACGCGGTGAGCATGAAGGAATCCCTGGTTTGGAGCACGATCTGGATTTCCCTGGGACTGGTGTTCGGGTTGGGGCTTTGGCAGTGGTCGGGCGCCCAGCTGGCCGCACGAGGCATCGCCGACGCGGCCGCCCACGCCGACCGGATCGGATTGGAGTACCTCAGCGGCTTCGTGGTGGAAAAGGCCCTGGCAGTGGACAACCTGTTCGTGATCGCCATGATCTTCGCCTATTTCCACGTGCCGGCTGCCTACCAGCACCGCGTGCTGTTTTTCGGCATCCTTGGAGCCCTGGTGTTTCGCGCCCTGTTCATCGCCGCCGGCGCGGCGCTGATGCAATACCACTGGGTGATCGTGGTCGCAGGCCTGTTCCTGATCTTCACCGGCGTGAAGATGCTGTTCATGGGCGATTCCAAGGTCGATCCCGACAAGAACCCCCTGATCCGTCTCCTGCGCAAGCTCCTGCCCGTCACGCCCGATTTCCGGGGCGAGAAGTTCTTCGTGCGCGATGGCGGTCGGCTGTGGGCCACACCGCTTCTGGTGTGCCTGGTCTTCATCGAGGTGTCGGATATTGTCTTCGCGATCGATTCGGTGCCCGCCATCTTCGCCCTGACCAAGGAGCCTTTGGTGGTGTTCACGTCCAACGTCTTCGCGATCCTGGGCCTGCGCTCGCTCTACTTCCTGCTGGCCGGCGTGATGGACAAGTTCCATCTCCTGAAGGTGGGCCTGGCGTTCATCCTGGTGTTCGTGGGCCTGAAGATGGTCTGGCTGGACCAGGCCTTCGGAGGCAAGTTCCCCATCGGATGGTCGTTGGGGATCATCGGCGGAATGCTCGTGG